In Malania oleifera isolate guangnan ecotype guangnan chromosome 8, ASM2987363v1, whole genome shotgun sequence, a single window of DNA contains:
- the LOC131161725 gene encoding protein MULTIPLE CHLOROPLAST DIVISION SITE 1 produces MASMRAVQFHPVSFSHRVSSNALELRPGLGLCYARLNWYHPKITHRSFTLRASSSAVSSDDVDNRVHKELSNNNIGTVGSNSENPVHRMQEAVSSLPPVIFVMRRHGGTNLVTGLCIATIVLFITIRVYVRRRSRYSRPGSVADLVRRGQLRSDRRGISKPLKYEDPFNNPMVKVHKSNSTVEMCGKVYRLAPVTLTKEEQAIHQKRRSRAYQWKRPTVFLKEGDSIPPDVDPDTVRWIPANHPFATIASELDEDLAQNNVYQKHGVPFRIQAEHEALQKKLEALQNDQKLNNVFIDPANAKDFERPFKSQPKSRGQVEQGSSNSHMGNCVPPESDCSANSVGSNPSSEDMQKP; encoded by the exons ATGGCTTCGATGCGGGCTGTCCAATTCCATCCGGTTTCTTTCTCG CATCGGGTTTCTTCGAATGCGCTGGAGCTCAGGCCGGGATTAGGGTTGTGTTATGCTCGCCTGAACTGGTATCATCCGAAAATAACACATCGGAGTTTCACATTAAGAGCGAGTAGCAGTGCTGTGAGTTCTGATGACGTCGACAATCGTGTTCATAAAGAGCTTTCCAATAACAATATTGGTACCGTTGGATCTAATTCTGAAAACCCAGTTCACAGAATGCAAGAAGCCGTTAGCTCTCTTCCTCCTGTTATTTTTGTG ATGAGAAGACATGGTGGGACTAATCTTGTAACTGGATTATGTATTGCGACAATAGTTTTATTTATCACCATTAGAGTGTATGTGAGAAGGAGGTCAAGGTACAGCCGTCCGGGTTCTGTAGCTGATCTTGTCCGACGTGGGCAGCTGAGATCTGATAGAAGAGGCAT CTCAAAGCCTCTTAAGTATGAAGATCCATTCAATAACCCGATGGTGAAGGTTCATAAGAGCAATTCAACTGTAGAGATGTGCGGGAAGGTTTATCGCTTAGCTCCGGTGACTCTTACCAAAGAGGAGCAAGCTATACATCAAAAGAGGAGATCACGGGCATACCAGTGGAAGCGACCTACGGTATTTCTTAAAGAAGGGGATTCAATACCCCCTGATGTTGACCCTGATACGGTTAGGTGGATTCCAGCAAATCATCCTTTCGCAACCATTGCAAGTGAACTTGATGAAGACCTGGCACAGAACAATGTGTATCAAAAGCACGGTGTTCCATTTCGCATTCAAGCTGAGCATGAGGCATTGCAGAAAAAGCTAGAAGCACTGCAAAAT gatcaaaaactgaataatGTATTTATCGATCCTGCCAATGCCAAAGATTTTGAGAGACCATTTAAGTCACAGCCGAAGTCACGAGGGCAGGTAGAACAAGGTTCCTCTAATAGTCACATGGGTAACTGCGTGCCTCCTGAATCCGATTGTTCTGCCAATTCTGTGGGAAGCAACCCATCCTCTGAGGATATGCAGAAACCCTGA
- the LOC131162236 gene encoding RING-H2 finger protein ATL8-like, which yields MTHPFRFLGGVNASASAESSSTSSPPPPGAEPVDSDFVVILAALLCALICVLGLVAVARCAWLRRISGGGRSSPRPPANKGLKKKVLRSLPRATFTAAEHAGKLADCAICLAEFAAGDEIRVLPQCGHGFHVGCIDTWLGSHSSCPSCRQILVVARCQRCGGLPANSAAGAEADAGAREREDFNVNAFLP from the coding sequence ATGACACATCCCTTCAGATTTCTCGGCGGCGTCAACGCATCGGCGTCCGCCGAGTCCTCGTCCACATCGTCGCCGCCGCCGCCGGGGGCCGAGCCCGTCGACTCCGACTTCGTGGTCATCCTAGCCGCCCTCCTCTGCGCCTTAATTTGCGTCCTGGGCCTAGTCGCAGTTGCGCGCTGCGCCTGGCTCCGCCGGATCTCCGGCGGCGGCCGGTCCTCTCCGCGTCCCCCGGCGAACAAGGGCCTCAAGAAGAAGGTCCTCCGGTCGCTTCCCAGGGCCACCTTCACCGCCGCCGAGCACGCGGGGAAGCTCGCCGACTGCGCCATCTGCCTCGCGGAGTTCGCCGCGGGGGACGAAATCCGAGTGCTGCCGCAGTGCGGCCACGGCTTCCACGTCGGATGCATCGACACGTGGCTCGGATCTCACTCCTCGTGCCCGTCCTGCCGGCAGATTCTTGTCGTTGCCCGGTGCCAGAGATGCGGCGGACTACCGGCGAACTCCGCCGCTGGAGCTGAAGCCGACGCCGGAGCGAGGGAGAGGGAAGATTTCAACGTCAATGCGTTCTTACCCTAA